The nucleotide sequence ACAGTTCCATACATAAGTACAATAGCATTTTGTTCAAGattttgagaagaaaaaaaaaaacaaaacaaaaaaaaaatcagtttgaGTGTTATAGTTGGAATGTAAGACAGATTGCACTTGTAACAATTAACCCATCTTTTTGTCCATTACATGTTTAAAAGAATTATGAACTCACTGACAGACAAAGTAGAAAAATATAATTAGGccccaaaaacaacaaaacatgcaGAAATGTTCAAGATTTCAGCTTTATACTGCATCTTTGGatattaaactatttttttttttaataatgaaatcaGACTAAAATAAACAGGCACAATGTTAAAAACTATTGTGTAGACACGAACGTTTGAATCAGACGCCTATCTTTAGATTAAAACCTGAAATAGTTTTAAGATGTGGCTCATCATTGCCAGCCTATACCACAGAAccctttaaaaatgtaattcattGACCTACCTGGCAATGCTGAGTACCATCATCCTTTATCACTTTCAGTTATAGTGCTAAACTACTACAGCTTTAATGTGAAAcgattaaaaatatattcagtAGCCACGTATTTCAGAATGAAGCAGATTTAGTCACACAATAACGGAAGATACACACTTAGCGTCGAATTTTTCCTATTTAGGGAACGGATAAACTCCCTACAGCAATAGCGCAGCTTTTTATACACTGGTCTCTTGATACTTATTTGGCTTTAAATATATAACGATATATAGAACGATAAACACTAGTTACATACATAACCGCAGTTCTGTCATCACCAGACAACCGCCAGGGACGGCAAACATCACCcggatgtgcgtgtgtgtgcgtatacaTGCTGAGAACTGACAATATGTGATATAGTATTTGCAATAAGGAATTTATTCGATTAGTGCTGGTTCCAAATGAACGGCAACCGTACTGAACTAGCGTGTTGTATCACTCTTGCTGAGTCTCACAAAAAGATATCCAGGTGATATTCAGCACCTCTGGTTGGTTAGTGCATGTGAGTCGGTGTatgtaactaaaaaaaaaaaaaagaaaagaaaagttgcaTATTTTTCGCAATAGATCTGAAATATACAGTCATTAAAGAACACTGAGTTTCGTGAAAACAACCGCTTTCTTTTCAGTGCTGGTccgaagggaaaaaaaacaaaaaaacaaaccttgcCAACAGTTCTACTACGTAAATATTTCCAGATGTTTGAAGTGTTTCAGCCTACATCAGATTTCACCCTGGTTTCAGTACGATGACAaatcaataacaaaaacaaaagcgtTATGATTGGTCATAAAGTGCTCCATGTGGGGGAGGAAGGTGAggggttgtttgtgtgtgtgtgtgggagggggatTGTCACGTTTCACACTTACTACACAAATATACACCTGGGTGTTAGTACACACTAAACCTTGTGGATAAACAACTATATACTGACAACCGTTAAATACTCAAATATAGTTTTACTAAATCAGTTAAAATTCCAGATGGTCACAAAGTGATAAAATGCTTCTATAGGCATGACGGTCATGGAACAGAACTACAGTGACTTTAAATAGTCACTGACTGGTGATAAAGGTGATGGGTTGAAAAGTCTATAGGATTGTGTGATTCCACTCATTCGTTCAGGTTCGGGTCAGTCGGGGGCGGCGGTCACACCGGCACGTGCATCTCTGTATACTCGTCTTGTCCTTCCCTCATGTTGAAGGTGGGCTCTGCGTCGTCCGCGTCAAGCTGTGAAACACGCACATGATGAGGACACAGGCACAGTGAAACGTACAACATTAAAGCCAGTAGACTAGTGTTCTAACAAtgttgtgaatgtgtgactTTATACCAAGTAAAGCAAATAAATTGTCCCGTTGTTTAGACAGGTATCTTATTTGACTATTTtataaacaataacattaataataaccaAAGTGACTGTATATACCACTCGTGCCATTGGGAGTCTTCTGTGACTATACTCTAAGGCATAATAAGAAACCAGTTCTTTACCGCAGCCTTATTTAGGTACAGTTGTGGGACGGGCGATTAAGGCTATGGGTTCTGGCCGTAGCacaaccaagctgccactgttggacccttaaccctctttgctCCAAGGTTGCTATATcacagctgaccctgtgctctgaccccaacttcttaACAAgctaggatatgtgaagaaaaccgtttcactgtgctgtaatgggcatgtgacaaataaaggctgcttctttctatttacatttatggcatttggcagatgcccttagtGTTTTGAGGTGCGAGGGTATTGGTCCGGATTTGTCTTTGTAGGCAGGCATCAGGgtgttaaatctgatgtgggAAGCTACAGGAAGcagggtggtgtgggagaagtTAGGAatgttgaaaacaagtcacgcaGCTGCATTTTAGATCATTTACAGAGGTTGAATGGCCCTCAGATGCAGACCTGCCAGGAGCGAGttgtagtccagtctcgaattGACAAGAGACTGTACAAACACCTGAGTGACGGGAGTGGATAGAAAGAGACAAATATTTCTGATACTGCACACTATTAACTAGGATGATGAACACATCCTGCTTGTCTTGTGCATTGAAAGAAACTCTGCTGGTGGAGGAAGGCAGAGTTAGAGCAGGACAATGTAGAGGAAGAGAAGGGAAAGAGGGTGTTGAAGTGTTTGGGTGTCTCCACAGCTGTGCTGTATGGCTTCCTGGCTCTTTTGAGTCCATTCTCCGTGCTTTATTATGTGGACACTTTTGTGtctatttacaaataaacacaattagGAACCACAACTGGTGCTGCTGCAAATGTTCACTCTGTGTtctcattaatattcaaatcCCTTCTAAAACAGTGTTAAAGTGTTAAAGACCACAACAATGCCACAAGTGCGCTACCAGGAGCACCTTCTATATCAGTGTAGAAGACAAAACGGCCAGTAAATGTAGGTGCTGGGACATTGTACTTAATAAATAGGCAAAGGTGTGTATACTATACATCAGAGCTGACTTCTAATGGATCCTTTTACAGAATAGCTCTGATCAACATGTCATAATGCAAATATTATgagaaacactcacacactgcatctCTCGCTGGGTGAAGATCCTCGGCAGCAGGAACCTCCTGATGGGCACGGTGAGGATAAGGACGAAGGGAAAAGCTAATGAAGCCTGGGTAGACATGACGGCCCAGAGTCCAGCCAAACATACCACCTGGATGCCTGTGTAAAGGTGCATGCGTAGAGTGCGTACCTGAAACAGACAGGTTAAAGGTTAAGGTGATGCTCGGGCATGACTTGTTTATAGAACAGCTGGGTTACAGCTTCCTGCGAGATACTTATTACATAGTGGCACTACATTAGAAGAGCTGACTGACCTTCCGCACATACATATGGTCCGGGTGATATTTGGGaggcatcagcagcagcatcataCGCTCGGTCAGCTGGATGCCGTTGAGGGACATAACCCCCATGTAGAGGAAAATACCGAACAGAACGGCGATGGGGATCTTCCTTAACACGTCCCCAATCACAATGGAAAGACctgaggagagacagacagttaaGAGAAAGAGCAATTGCAAACAGAGATTGATGTGaaacaaaaatacagtaaaatatatattacgTAGTAAAACACAGGCTtgtggtcacatgaccataacaCACACGTGCATGTTGAACATCCCGTTCCTTTACTGTTGTAATAAACTCccctcttctggaaaggctttccactagattttgaagGGTGGCTGTGAGGATGTGTGTTCATACAGCTGCAGGAGCAACAGGCAGagagatcagacagtgatgttgGGCAAGGAGGCTTTGGCAAATCAGATCTTCATGGCTTGCACTGTGCACAccgtcatgctggaacaagttCGGGCCTCTtcgttccagtgaagagaaacatcacacaaagacattctgtacaacagtttgaggaaggtccacatatgggtgtgattatCAGATGTCCACAAGCATTTAGCCATATTTGGTGTATTTAGTACATCTAAAAACCTTGTCATTTCTAAAACAGCTCTGTTTTCCATCTTCCCCACATGTTCCAGTATCACACAGAAGGCACCTCTATCcagaggtgtccaatcttatccgaaAAGAGCTGAGGTGTGGGTTCAGGATTTAATTTCATCCAAGCACaaaccacacctgagtctactgaaatcAACTCAAGATCAGCTAATTAAACAGGTAGAATCAGGTATGGCTCCTGCTTGCCTGGAATGAAACGCAAAGTTATCTGTGGagcttgtgtctgtgtgcaaAACTCACCAACGAGAACTGCTACCAGAAGTCCAGTCACCCTCTGCTCCTTTACTTCCTGGATGCGTGGTTTATCGCCAGGTGCCACAGCCTTACTCATGACAGTGAGGGCATTTGCGTGGGTCACGGAGCGTACGGTTGCAGCAGCCAGCCAGGGCAGACCAAACAGCGCCGAGATCCCACCCACGGCTACGATGATCAACAGGTCTAAATGAAAGCCAGACCCCTTCACCAGCATCCTCTCCTTCTTACTCACGATaagactgaaaaaaaaggaGTAAAAATCTTTTAACAATTTTCTCACATACTTATGACACGACCATACAAATCAAACGCATGAACAAAAGATGGAGATCATGCGGAAAAGTACTGAGTATCATCAAGACCCTGGTGAAACTCACGCTGTAGACACGTGCATCATCACAATGCAGCGCAAACGCATCATGTAAACAGGCAAAAATGCAAAACATCAGCAagttcaaacagaaaaaaagtgcTAAAAGGTGCAGATTCAGGAGCAGGGAGTGAGAATGAGATCAAGGAAGAATTTCACCTTTAAGTCaatgtaaatttaaaattaatttttaacaagtaaatactttttaaaataaaatatcttaaataaataGCTAGAGATTCAAGTACTTTTACCATGTTCCATTCACCTTGTGCACATGGTCAAGACTTCATGCTCAATTGGATtgtttactgtactgtaataatCTCCACTGAAGGTCATTCAGGATGATCACTGACTAACCAAAGCAAGCCAAAAGCAACTTAAGTACCATTTTCTCTTAATTTAAATTCCAGCCTGCTAGCTGACATGCTCCTCCCATTGCAGAAAAGCCCTAACATGTAAGGGTTAGTGATTAGCGTCGCCCTGACTGATGGAAGAAATCGATTCGGCTGTTAAAATTCTAACTCCGTCCAAATTTCCTAAGCAAATGTGCATCAAGGAATGTGTCAGATCCTGTTGGCTCACGTGGTGATCTGTGTCTccatgaagatgaggatgaaaaCGAGCAGGGCAGGCAGAATGCTGGCAGCCATCATCCAGATCGGGAACTGACCGTCAGAGCCCAGTGGGTTGATCACCCAGCCCCGTTTCTTTGGACTGGTCACGCTGAAGCCGTCCGGAACGCTCAGCTTCTGTAGAGGACAAGGACGAGCGCTAAAAGTCAGAGCTGGTGGAGGTGAGTTTAGCTCACCTAATGTAGCTGTATCTACTAATATACTAACAAAACTTTAACCTTCTCTTAATCCGTTATgatatgaagtgtatgtaagATATAGGACAATAAAATGCTCTGCTATTCTTTTCAACAGCTCACCTGCGTGAAGGTGTCTTTGATGCTATAATCCACCAAAACCATGATGAAGATAGCGATGGGAACACCAAAATCTCCAATCACCCTGCGGAGCTGCACCACAACAGAACATGGATTTAGATGCACTTTCACACCATAATTGTAAACCAGCTCATTATAAAAATATAGCAAGGTGTAAAGCAGGACGGTCCAGAGTCCAGCACAGTTTGGTGGTTTTCCTGCTCAAACACACATGATAACTAACCCTGGAAACTGCTCAGCTGAATcatagtggttaagatgttggactactgatctgaaGATTTTGagtctaccaagctgccactgctgggccctcaagcatggcccttaaccctcaattgctcagatgtataaaacgAGATAGAATGCAAggctctctggataagggtgtctggcTAAAGCCATAAATGTAGGTGTCACCATTtttcacaatttggtccttctgACAAGTGCCACCCACTCTCCAGCTCTGCCCAGTCACATGGCAACTACCAAACAGGACGCTTGAAGGCTCCTCAGAGACGGGTGAAGCCactgcatcacagggcacatTTTTGccacatgagctcacagacacacacaactgctTAGTTGTGCTCTGACAGGAGACAGAGTAAAGCCATTCCTTCACACCAGAACGCTCGGGCAGTTTTGCTTTCTGGGACCTAGTAAGACTTTTAAAAGGAGTGCCACATGGCAAACATctatcaattcaattcaaatttatttgtatagcgcttttaacaatggacattgtctcaaagcagctttacagacatataaaaacatagaaaaaataataaagtttaaagttactgtTTTATCCCTAGTAAgcaaggaagaaaccttgagaggaaccagactcagaagggaacctcatcctcatttgggtgacactggacagtaaataatgcaaAGTTCTTTCTGCAACAACAACCAaaagctcttgaggaactagtaGGTCAGTCTAGAGTTCATTACAGACTTAGCACGAATTCCTTCCTGTCACAACCTATCCTATTCCCATCAGGACTGAACAGTACACGTGTTGTTTCAACCCAAACATTGCAGCAAGTAAAGGTGAAGAAGCAAAGCTCTGCAACTCACCCACTTTAATACCACTGAAGAGGCCTGGAAGTTTGTGAATAAAGAACTAAACTGTCTTCCTGAAGACATAATAAGCTTGTAATGCTTCCTCGACCTGGATTTTCCACAGCATATATATCAGTTCACTAAAACTGCACACATCTGCAGTTCGGTCATAAATATTCATCCTGTATTCATATCAGCCCTACTGCATCTTTATTCATATGCaaaattttgtatatattttttcctcctttcctgCCATGAAAtctattttataatcatttctatttcattttattttcaggacacatttttattttctgtgattgtgtgtgagactaATAAAATTTCAATTGGAATTTCTTAAAAACAGATGTCAGAGGCTGTAGAAGTCTGGGTCTTGCTTTCAACTATAACTACACAAGCACAATCTTTCTCTGTGAATCAGCTCTCTATCCCTTCCTCCTTCTTAAATGTCTCATTCCTACAaacactaaaagaaaaaaaaaaaagtgtagtaTTAAATTCTTACACTGCCAGGGAAGAAGGCACTGTTCTTAAACTTGCGCAGGTAAAAGGCAATGAAGAAGGTTCCTGACATGAGCACCAGGGACAGAAGGGCTGTATTGGGCTGGTTCAGTACATTCACAGGCATGTCTCGAGTTGTGCTGGAGTTGCCCGATTTCTCTAGTGTAGTGTCATTTTCTGCTGTGCTGTTGCAAGGGGTGAGAGGATGGTCTCTGAAGATCTGAAAAACAGATTAGTGAGAAGGTTGTTGATAAGGGTGCTTCAATATCCAttcatgaacaaaacaaaactgcgTTTATCTGTAGGACTTATCGAACACCAGTTAACCTTCACAAACATTTCCTCAACTCCTCTCGTTTATGGTTTACACAGGTACTGTGATGCCTGAAAAGATTAAGGCCCACTGGAAAGAGAGTCATGAATATATAGTCAAGATTATTGGGAAAAACTTGCCCCATGTCTGAGATCTCCTGAATTGTTGTTGTAAACTTCGATAGTGTTGATTAAGTGTGTACTGAATTTTTCTGGCTaaaaaaagtacaataaaaATGGCCTGTTGTCTTCTTAGGTACCATCTGTCAAAATGTGGATGAGTCAGACTGCTACTCATCTGACATTCTGTGGAATTTATCATCTGACATTTTCTGGCACATTTACTCTGTGGGACTTTTTTATTCTGTGCTCTGTTGtacctttaattaaaaatttgtttaaaaaaataaaaaatatatataaataaataaattaattaattaaatctaGATGAAtggattaaatgaataaatagatagataatttaatagatagatagatagatagatagataattaaataaataattctggaTATagtttactctcacacacacaaaaaaagagaattttACCTTGGCAAGCTTTGAAAACGTCTCATAGATGAAGATGAGGGAGATGAGAAAGGAGAAGATCTCCTGCGTGAAACGGGAAACGAAACGCACCAGGAAGCTTCCCTCAAAGGCCACCATGACCACCACGATAATCACCAACCAAAACCCGATCCACACCCGTCCTGTCAGGTACTCCATTCCGTAGGACGTGCAAAACTGTCACAAGTATATATGGATTAAAAGGGAAACACTCCCCAGGATAGATTTCCCAGGTTTTCTGGATGTTTCACAGTAATTTATTAATGTGCTGCTCTGTAAATCTCTAACATTTAGTTAATTACTGTTAATAGTAACTTACATTAACTAACACTAGCTAACTAAATTCCCAACCTTTAACCAAGAAAAGCCAAAGAATTCAAGATTctatactgtaaataaactaaaatttgAAAATAGgatgaatagaaataataataaaacgtaATAGAAGGTGATGTGcaatatgttacatgtagtagcGTGAAGTGCGGTTAtattacatgtagtaacagtagagaATGTGCAAGCATTACAGAGTATAAAGTGATGGAGTGAAAGTGCGGGTGAGTTATAACATGTAGTAACTGTACAAGTGCAGTGTGCAGAATGATAGTGGAGGAAATGAGCCTTTATTGAATCCTAAGGGATCTCTAAGATGGATATGTCCATGTTGAGGAGCCTGACGGCCTGAAGGGATGAAGCTCCTCCTGACTCTGGAAATCTTTAGGTCACCCCCTCAACCTGAAATTCCTACTCATTTTAACTGTAATATTCAAAACTATGACTGCAAGGCAAAAACTTCATATACAATGCTGCTTTTAGTACGTTTGAGAATGACCTAGAAAGCTGATAGCAACAACAAATACTTACAGAATAGAACGCTTCTTCAAACACTAGCAAAGGTCCAGAAAAGCCAACCACTAGAAGCGGCTGAGCTCCaagcagacaaaacaaaatccCCTGGACTGCAGTGGCAACGATTaactcagacacacccatcaAGCCCTCAGTTTTATCACCTGCAGGGGGTTGTACGGAAAACAAGTTAACTCATTAAGCATAACACTTACTCATGGTGACACATTATTACAGTTTCAGCATTAAGGCTCAATCAGAAACAAAGATAATGGTGTCTATAACAAAGGCAATTCTTGAGCAAGTGAATGAAGGAATAATCCCAGGCATCAACTGACCCAACAATCCTCCGAAGGTAATAGCAGGAGAGAGGGCAGCAAAGTAAATGAATATGATAGCAGCCATGCACTGAGGGTTGAGGGCATCCTTAAAGTCACTGAGGTATTTGGGGTAACGGTTGCGTGCGTCTCGTATGGCCCCACCGAACGGGCGTCCCGTCCTCCTCAGGGGGTCATCTACGGGTTTATCCGGGGGCAAAagagctgcaaaaaaaaaaaaaaaagaaaaaaaaaagacgacaAACTAATGAGGCATAAAGATGATTACACATGTATACAAGGTCAAATGAATAATATTAGACCAAAGAGAGATTGTTTCTGTCATTAAGTATAATCATTAAGCAGGTTtctgttattaaataaaataaaataaaaattctttgcatgtgtgagagagagagggagagagaaattcTGACTGCCTGCTCAGTTCCCTGACTTCTATACTGAGGATCTGATTGAGACATAGCCTGTGTGGCTGGTTCTTGCATGTACATGTCATACCCTCATCCTCTGGCCTCTTGGGTTCCTTGGCCTGTAATTTGACCTCTTGCTCGTGTCTCTTGCGCAACATCTCTCGCTGGAACCGAGCCACGGAGTACAGCAGCTCGTCGCCTCCTACCTCAGACGGAGGAAGCACGATGCTGCAGTCCAGAAAGCTGTTAATGGCTGTGAGCAGATCACTGCGCTCATCTGCTGAATATGCAGCCTCGTGAAATTGCTGTCAACACACAAGTGTAGATGGGTtgcttaaatatatttaaat is from Hemibagrus wyckioides isolate EC202008001 linkage group LG07, SWU_Hwy_1.0, whole genome shotgun sequence and encodes:
- the slc4a2a gene encoding anion exchange protein 2a isoform X1 yields the protein MGDSQDIGDASATAGLAGHFPAAVPLSPRRHGDDIDDEDDGDLNKTLGVQRFQQILSPAQRLPDEQHRTFNQEDLEGHRHLPLHIHHPLSKRLPSESRGKKSGRKRKSGRRRGSASSGGAPTIEEDEQEEEVDEDHCSPQDGDGNITTPTSENDQDSQAEPVQFFVCDEDSNGTAVVKNNLGTSARLLSIVPESALHKSSTSPEDATTTDFSDAVHVQANGRTTSVPPLMSPDASSRLARSYDLQERRRTGDVTATELAHYQRMPTDESEAQMLATADLDGMKSHRFEDVPGVRRHLVRKCSKGQVVHISKDHKEPCGRSRKLDRTPHEVFVELNELVMDKNQEMQWRETARWIKFEEDVEEETDRWGKPHVASLSFRSLLELRRTISHGVVLLDLDQRTLPGIAHQVVEQMIISDQIRAEDRANVLRALLLKHSHPSDGKEHSSFHRNISAASLTSLMPHHHSNNHVAPPEPTAADPLIAGNTELDSHHCTDIDKNDLQREKDTLVLGLHKSKSRHELKLLEKIPENAEATVVLVGRVDFLDQPSMAFVRLQEAVLLESVLEVPIPVRFLFVLLGPPIANMDYHQIGRSISTLMSDKQFHEAAYSADERSDLLTAINSFLDCSIVLPPSEVGGDELLYSVARFQREMLRKRHEQEVKLQAKEPKRPEDEALLPPDKPVDDPLRRTGRPFGGAIRDARNRYPKYLSDFKDALNPQCMAAIIFIYFAALSPAITFGGLLGDKTEGLMGVSELIVATAVQGILFCLLGAQPLLVVGFSGPLLVFEEAFYSFCTSYGMEYLTGRVWIGFWLVIIVVVMVAFEGSFLVRFVSRFTQEIFSFLISLIFIYETFSKLAKIFRDHPLTPCNSTAENDTTLEKSGNSSTTRDMPVNVLNQPNTALLSLVLMSGTFFIAFYLRKFKNSAFFPGSLRRVIGDFGVPIAIFIMVLVDYSIKDTFTQKLSVPDGFSVTSPKKRGWVINPLGSDGQFPIWMMAASILPALLVFILIFMETQITTLIVSKKERMLVKGSGFHLDLLIIVAVGGISALFGLPWLAAATVRSVTHANALTVMSKAVAPGDKPRIQEVKEQRVTGLLVAVLVGLSIVIGDVLRKIPIAVLFGIFLYMGVMSLNGIQLTERMMLLLMPPKYHPDHMYVRKVRTLRMHLYTGIQVVCLAGLWAVMSTQASLAFPFVLILTVPIRRFLLPRIFTQREMQCLDADDAEPTFNMREGQDEYTEMHVPV